A stretch of the Helicoverpa armigera isolate CAAS_96S chromosome 5, ASM3070526v1, whole genome shotgun sequence genome encodes the following:
- the LOC135116963 gene encoding uncharacterized protein LOC135116963: MPRTVRTPPKESSASNITQASSEPNIPAAAPESSNVCVRQKRPRMDGSPEPEFQCPKTELIDCIRQEIRSVLSLEISANIKKSITIELGDIKSLFNDLKQSVDFMSEEFDRMKAELETCRNGNKILHKENDSLRHTISELSSRVNLIEQHARQQNLEINGIPESKAENLVKTVQQIGNVISCSIKDDDILSVVRVRKLDPESSNPRAVVVKLRSMLLRDTILTSVMNYNKAHPDKKLNSQHLGYANSIKPVFVSEHLSPLNKKIHAAARKVAKEKGYKYVWVRDGKILIRKDDGQQAKQIKSLEAVSLL, translated from the coding sequence ATGCCTCGAACAGTGCGTACTCCGCCAAAAGAATCCAGTGCGAGTAACATCACTCAAGCATCCTCTGAACCTAACATACCTGCTGCTGCACCTGAATCATCAAATGTATGTGTTAGACAGAAACGTCCACGGATGGATGGCTCACCTGAACCTGAATTTCAATGCCCAAAAACTGAATTGATCGATTGTATTCGCCAAGAAATACGGAGTGTCCTGTCATTGGAAATATCAGCCAACATCAAAAAGAGTATCACTATTGAACTAGGTGATATCAAGTCACTGTTCAATGACCTTAAGCAGTCAGTCGACTTCATGAGTGAAGAGTTCGATAGAATGAAAGCCGAACTCGAAACCTGTAGAAACGGCAATAAAATTCTTCACAAGGAGAACGATTCTCTCAGACATACTATCTCTGAATTGTCATCAAGAGTGAACTTGATTGAACAGCACGCACGCCAACAGAACTTAGAAATCAATGGCATACCAGAAAGCAAAGCAGAAAATCTTGTTAAAACTGTTCAGCAAATTGGCAATGTCATCTCTTGTTCCATCAAAGACGATGACATCCTGTCGGTAGTACGGGTAAGGAAACTGGATCCAGAAAGCAGTAACCCTAGAGCTGTAGTCGTCAAGTTGCGCAGCATGCTCCTGAGGGATACTATTCTAACCTCAGTGATGAACTACAACAAAGCGCACCCCGACAAAAAACTTAACTCGCAACACCTTGGGTACGCCAACTCAATTAAGCCTGTCTTCGTATCCGAACACCTGTCAcccctaaacaaaaaaattcaTGCTGCTGCCAGAAAAGTCGCGAAAGAAAAAGGATACAAATATGTATGGGTTCGAGATGGCAAGATCTTGATACGGAAGGACGACGGACAACAAGCCAAGCAAATAAAAAGCCTAGAGGCTGTCTCTTTACTATAA